One Nicotiana tomentosiformis chromosome 1, ASM39032v3, whole genome shotgun sequence genomic window, TAAAAAGATGTCCTGGTGTAGAAGTTGCCTACTTGCATTTGATATCCATATGGCATGTTTTATCATTCACAACTTGTGTTTGCTGCAGATACTTGAAGAAGATGGAACTTTTAGGGGACCTCCGCTGTCAAAGGAACCATGGTTAGCACTTAGGCTACCTCCTGCAAGTCCTTTTGATAACTTCCTTAGAGCAGCTAGAGGTTAGATGCACGCAACCGGTCTGTTTAGTAGTAAATGACAAGTAGCTAGTGGTGACTAGTAGGTTTAGCTCAGTCTTTTGTTTACTTCTAACCGTGGAGCTGCCACGCCTGAATGGGTGCTCTTTGTGTAACTAAGTTTACTGAATCATTGTTGTAAAGTGCAGTATTACTAGCGCATTTCTCGCTGTATGTAGTTCTAACTTATGTTATTATGTAACTGGCTTTAAGACTGCAgcttgtcaaaaaaaaaaaaattcccctGCTTTCTGGTGCTAGATTATGTATTGCCTGGACTAGGGACACATCACACATGTTCATGTCCTCTATTTAGTCATTATTTCAATGTAGTATAGTATACAGGAATGCTCAAACGTCACTCTTCGTGCTCATCATTAGTAGTCATTATCCATTAATTACTGTCTATTTCACTCAAAATTTCGTAAAGAGCCAACTCATAATTGCTAGGAAATCCTCATATATAAAAGAATGACATATAACCAATGCATGTACTTCTGCCAATTATCATTGTGTCTAAATGATAATACCGAAATGATTGAAATTTCAACTATATATATGATATCTTTAAGGTTCAGGCAACAACTTCGAGATTCGTATCTAACATGTCCAAGTCATGAAAGATGTAAACTGCTAACCATAGAATAACAATTTCTTTATTAAAGAAATAAGCAAAGCAAATTAGACAGGATAATACAATGCTGTTAGTGCAAAGAATATTGTAGTAACGTGCACGATGTGATAATATGGAAACCTGAAGTATGACAAATGGCAAATGCTACCAACTTTATAAATCTGCAATGATTTTATTGTATGCACGTACTCTCAACCATTAAGATACCTTTGACTTTGACAAACAAATGTCGTGCTGTCCTTAAGGACCTTACCGTTGTATTTATTTCGTGGGTATGAATAAAATTtgagaaataatggaaatgaagTTCTTCTCTTGTATTTTTCTGCTGTTAAGTCTCCATTGTTATTGCTATAACAGATCAGAAGCTAGCGTACAACGTTTTGTGTTCGGCGATACCGTAGTTGACACAGGCAACAACAACTGGTTTCACACGCTAGCTAAAGAGAACATCTTACAACATGGGAAGAATTTCGAGGGAGGAAAGCCCAATGGCAGATTTTGTGATGGAAAAGTAAATCTAAACTAAGTCATTTACACGAAACGGGTTAGATGTGGCAATTAGGGGAATTGGGTCAAACTGAGTGTGTTAAAACGGGTAACTCAATAATCGGGCCATGCTATGACTAGCTCAAAGTTTGCTTGGGTCAGTAAGTTACACGAGTCAAGATGGATCAAATAACAAGCTTAACTCGTCCAACATGACCTAAGCTCCCCCtcctttttttaaattttcttttttatttaaaaaaaaatgtaaaaCCTACTCATATATAAGTTTTCTTAAATTAGCACCTTAACTTCTTCCAATCTTACATAACTCCCCATCTCAAATTTTGATTTTTGGATGCTTGATTTGGGGTTGCATTTTGACCCACTGGTTTACATGATTTTGATCCAATATTATACTTTGAGTTGGTTGGAGTAGTTGCTAAAAAATGAGTTGATTTTGCCACCTCTTTTCGAAACGGTAGATTACGAGTTTCAGTTTTATAAAAGTAACAGTTTCTAGCTTTATATTTGTTATAATAGTGGAAGAACTTGGAATAAAGGAGCTCCTGCATACAGGGGCGACTCTAAGGCTTTGGGTAGTGAGGTCATTGCCTccaaatttatatattttaaattcttattattattgttactattatatattatataatttatataattaattagaataaaaaagtgttacagtatattttTTATTACTCGATTGAGATTATtttatacaataaatttataaattatgataattttcttccctcattaattagtatatttgacaagagtgggttgctctagagGTGAGCACCGCCAATTTCCAACCAAgatgttgtgagttcgagtcaccccaagagcaaggcggggagttcttggagggagggagccggaggtctatcagaaacagcctctctactctagggtaggagtaaggtctgcgtacaaactacccttcccagatcccactagtgggattatactgggattAAGGGCCTCCGAATATGGTTTCGCCTTAGGCCCCGAGATCTGTTGAGCCGCAGCTTCCATATCTTGATCCAAGACTGCAAGCTAATTAAGGATCTCATAACTGGAGTTTGCTTTGCTTCAGCATATGATCCACAAACAAACGCTTTCTTggtatattttccttttcctttttcttcaaAGAATAAATGTGAGGGGTTGTCTTTTTCTATAGTTTTATTGATCTTTTTCCCTGATTGATGAAAATGCAGCCGGTTTTATCAATTCCAAAACAGTTAGAGTTGTTGGAGAAGTTAGAGCTTTAGAAATTCTAAGAAACAGACTTTTTATAGTAATCACCGGCCAGATTGACATTCAATTTAATCCAGCGTCATGTTTTATCTAGTTGAATCCACTAAAATGTAACTGTTTAATATATCTTTGCtatttgaatttttctttttgaaagGGCGTGTACAAGTTGGGGTGGTGTATTTGGTGTAGCACCAATTGGATGCTTGCCATTTTACACAAGGAGGAGTTCAAAGGAAATGTGTGGATTCTCTTAATCGCAAAGCATACTCGTTCAACAACAAGCTCTCTACGGAGATAAACTCTGTTGTTAACACATTTCCTGACGCTAAAATGGTCTACATTGACTTGTACAAATTTCATCCTTGATCTAATCAACAACCCTACAAAATATGGTAAGTACTATGGCACCCATTTAATTTGTTAATCTTAAATACTAAACTACCTCTACTCTTCTATAGCCAGCTACTACTTGACAGGAATTTTTGTGAACTATTAATCCTAGTAGCTAATCGTTACACAAAGTTTAATTTCATTTTATTTGATTTGCCGTGGCAGGTTACAAGATTGCAGAAAATGGGTGTTGTGCTCTTGCTGGGAAACTAGATTTGCTAGATTACTGTCCAATCGCTTGTTCAAATGATTATGACTACGTTTTTTGGGACGGTTTCCACCTTACAGAGAAAGGCTATAGACTCCTAGTCCGTCAAGTTCTCCACCAACATATTCAAACCTTCATCTCATGACCAAATGATCCATAATTATTTCATATACTCAAGCATTGTTGTACTTTCCTCTATTTGTTTACTGTTTGGGGTTTCAACCATTGTATTTTTTCTACTTCTTTTTTATTGACTGTTTGTGATGTAGATACTTATTTTTTTTGGTACGTTAAAAATAATtgaataaattatttaaaaactTTCTTAAGCTACATGGTTTGAATCTGTTAGGAGAAAAAAGTTTAATTTCGTTAAGCGCATTTTCTCAAATTAGCAAATCGTTATTATATTTGAGACCTTCATTTATTAGAAAATCTGCATATTTGACACCTAAAATATATGATTGAATTGCCAACTTGAAAATTTAAGTGCTCTAAATAGCACCATATTTGTAATGACTTTTATAAATTGAtatgtaattaattaattaatagaGGAAAGTACAACAATGCTTGTGTATATGAAATATGTAATTATCCTTAACCAAATGAAATACACAAGGATAATTTCCTTAACCAATTCATGTTCAATATGTAATTTCCTTAACCAATTCATCGTTCAATATGTAATTATCCTTAACCAAATGAAAGAATAGCCACGAAGATTTTTATGATGTTCGATACCTACTTTATCTAGGCTTGAACGTTGAGCAAAGCTAAGCTTAATATTGTTTTGCTACACTATTAAGTTAAGCCTAGCCAAGACCAACCCAATTACTTTTGCAATGAACCTCCTGGTTAAGTCTTTTTATTTTGGCAGAATGGCCTAAGTGCCCCCTAAATTTGCACAGAAATTTAAAACCGGCCTACCAAttttcatttttctcattttaacACCTCTACTTTTTCCAAATTACTATTTGGTTGAGCGGCGTATGTTAATGGTTTCGGTGCTAAGTTACGCTGAGAGCGCTGTTCCGCAACGTCCAAGCTCGTCGTTCTCGTTATTTGCTTACTCCAACACTCAACTACTCTTTGCCCCAAAAACCTATCTTTTTACTCTTCCCTCTACTCCGAACTCCAGCAAATATCAACACccttccctctctctctctctctcaccaaAAAATTCCAAGAAAAAATGGCACATTCTTGCATAGCCACAACTTCATCCGTCTCAAAATTCAAGTACCCGATTGAATCTTGCACTCTTCCCCTAGCCCACCCCGTTTCCCTCCCTCTTAAACATCTTCCCTTCAGGTACGCGAATGGGTTTGTATATTTTCACTTGTATATGTAGCTAATGCTGAAACTTTTtccttaaagttgtgattttttttttggCTAATTCCGCAGGAAATTAAAGACTGTTGGGAAAGTGAAGAATAGGGCAAATAGCACCGTGAAATCCGTGTATTCCGGAGCTGAGTGGGTTTCGGCTAAGCCTTCACCTACAGGAATTTGGTCTATAAGGTTTCTAATATTCTTTAAAAACCCAATCTTTTAAGGGTCTTGTTGGAATTCCTTGTTAAATGTGCAAattttgttctttttttcttGTTAGCAGGAAATTGCTTATTTGAGATGTCAATTTGACTTATATATCTTGGGTTTATGCTCAATTTTAGCTAAACCAAGTTTAGacaatgcataagaaatatgggTGTGCCTGCCTGTCTCCTGTTTAAGATGTCAATTTGACTTCAATATTAGTAGTAGAAGAAAATACTAAAGTGAGGGTTGAAAAGTTTGTTTCATATCAAAAACATCACAAGAAAGTTCGAAAATTGAATAATGGAGTGAATTTTGAATTCTTGAATGTTGGGAAGATTGTATAGAATAAAATTGTTAGTGGAATGGTGTCTTTAACAATTTGCGATGTCTAAAATGAAAAGAGTTCATATCAATTGAGACAGAGGAAGTACTACTTTTATCTTTACTTTCTTTTGCTTCTCCAGAGAATCTCGTAAGTTCTCTAGCAAAATATATTTGAAGGGTGTTCTCTTAGGTCAATTTTTGTAGGATTTATATAAGAGAAAAATCCAGTTTCGTGGACTTGTTTCATAAATCTTAAGAATTCATTGTTAACGACTTAGTTGCTTTGTCATCTTATGTGCCACATAAATCCTTTATGGCATATGATTTTTCCTTGTTATTGTGTTTTGCAGAGATGATTTGCAAGTTCCGTCTTCACCTTATTTTCCTACATATGCCCAAGGTCAAGGACCACCTCCGATGGTACAAGAGAGATTTCAGAGTGTGATCAGCCAGCTCTTCCAATATGTAAGGATTTGTGTTTTTATGGAAAATTTTACACTGACTGCCTAGTTTTGAAGTATAAGCTAAAATTTTAACTCTTGTATTATCATTATCTTCTTGTAGAGGATCATACGATGCGGTGGAGCAGTTGATGATGATATGGCTAATATCATAGTTGCTCAGCTTCTTTATCTTGATGCTGTTGATCCCACAAAGGTAATTTTCAAGACTGCATTTCTTTTTCATGGGATAGTCTTGGGTAAAATATTAGATGTTTTAATTCAAAGAGTATTCTGCATTAGGCATTCCTTCAGTAGTATACATCATATTTTGTGTCTCTTCCATCACATTTTCTTGTCTAATATTATCTGTCCACTGCTTAATTGCTTGAGCAATTTATGAACTTCTTGCCTCTTTTTCATGGTGGATTTTCCGCATGTGATGTCAATTCACATGCCAGCATAACTTGTTTGCTTGAGCTAGCCTACTGAGGCCACATTGGCCCAGTAACGAGTGAAGATAGTTGAGGCCTAAGTGAAACGTTTGAAAATCCCACCTTTCCCTCTCTTTATCTTGGTCTAAATCCTATACACTGATGTAGTCGACAGCCCTTATACCATGACTCTAAGAGGCTTAGCCCTTGATCAGCTTCATCTAAAATGAAATAAAGCTTTCTTTATATTGAACAAGAAAGAATAGAGGGATGCTTCTATGGTTTTCTTATACAGCTCTATTTCTTTTTTTAACGTATGCTTGTGTCCCTTTTCAGTGAAGCTTTTAATTCTTCCAGTGTTTTTTCCCTACTTCTTTGAACTACATCCTTTTATTTACTTTTTGCACGGCTTTCTTTTAATTCAACTGAGCAGCTCTGTAATTCATTACGCAGGACATTGTCATGTATGTCAACTCTCCAGGAGGGTCAGTAACGGCAGGTACAACCAAGTGTTTCCAGTCAAACTCACTCTGTTTCTACTGCCAATTTGCCATAGTTACTTCAGCTATTATTGCATAGTGTTGAACTGTTATAATCAGTTTTACCGTCTTTAATGCATGGTTCGTCAATTGGTATGCACCTATTATATCTCAGGGATGGCCATTTTTGACACCATGCGGCATATTCGACCTGATGTCTCTACTGTCTGTGTTGGACTCGCTGCAAGGTACTTCTTTGGTTACTTATAATACCTTTATGTTTCTCCTAGAAGATGATCTTACTGCACATTGTTTCTTGTGATGCATATTTGTGTGAAAAACACCTTTACACAGCCCATGATAGGACACCATAGCTTCCCAGCATAGgttctttcttcttcatttttttttaaaaatttctgaTTAGTATCTTTCCACTTCCTTTCATGCTATGGGCATTTTTGACAACCTCTCCTTTCATTTGGTATTTTGCACTCCTCTATTTTGGTGCCGAAGTTTGTCAATAATAGTTTTTTCCCCAGAAATTAGGGGAAATATTTGAAAATGTCGGCATCGGATTTGCTTTTCCTTTCACGCCGTCCTCTCCCCTTTACTCTTCCCTTCATCTTTTTTGTCACTTTTAGCCCCTTGTAAGCCCTCTTCCTATATTGTATCAGTTCATCTGATCCCAAATTCCTGAGCACTTCCCTTGAAAGGAGAAGTATCCGATCTCAGAGaaattaatataatataaatttattttgttGATTTGAATAGATGTGTTATTTGTTACTATTTCCAGTTGATGTAACATTGCTTTTACAATCCACCGACCTTTCATGTTGTTACTTCCTTGACCTTCACATAGATTAGATGGGTGAGTTGGGGACAATTTACAAGtttattttaaaagttttttGTCAATTGAGACTTTAGATTCAGTTACAAATGGATATTTATGGAGTCGATTTTACTTTTAGTGCTTTGCTTGAGCCGGGAGTTTATCGGAAACAGCCCCTCTACCTtcgcaaggtaggggtaaggctgcctacACTCTACCCTCTCCAAACCCCACTCGTAggattacactgggttgttgTAGTTGTACTGTAAGGTGACTGCCTTGGctattttttcttcttcatgGAATAACTAGATTTCCTTACGTAGCTAACTTTTATGTTTTGGGGCATTGCAGTATGGGGGCTTTTCTTCTCAGCGCGGGCACCAAAGGTAAATTAAATAGCTGATTCAAGGATAAAGCTTTATGCTATACTTCTAGATTTTGTTCTTAACTTTTGATGTGATTATCACCTTGAAGGAAAGAGATATAGCTTGCCAAATTCAAGGATAATGATTCACCAGCCTCTTGGTGGTGCTCAAGGTGGCCAAACTGATATAGATATACAGGTAATCACCACTCTATTTTATGGCACATTTAAAATTTTGCATCTAGTAGTCTATATGGCGATATATTGGTATAAAGAGTACAATATCTGGCTTCGTCCCATGGCAGAATCCCAATCCCTCATACAAAAAGATGCTATAATCAGGATTCCCTACTCTGAAAAAATTACATTCTGCTCAATTTGCGGACAAATAAAAGTACATCTGAACAATGCCCTTAAAACATAAAATGGATGGAAAATGTTCAAAATATGTTTATTTAGAGAACACATAACAAGTGGGGCAATTTTGCGATTTTGGTGGTGGTGATATAAATACAATAATTTTTATCAACCCAAACCTTGCGGATTATTTCCATCCAATCCTATCAGAGCTAATTTTCTAAGACTCTTCATTTAGAGAATGCATCTGGTTAAGACAATGTTTCCCAACTTGCTTGGGACTGAGGCATAGTAGTAGTTGTTGTATCTTAGTTTAGACAATTTTGCGATGACACAAGTTAATTTTCCAAAATTTCAGCTTATGTACACAAGTTAGTCAGAGCTTACAGATTTCTGTCTCTCTTGTGCAATAACTCAAATAGTGCAACTTCTCTTTGATAAGTTAATGGAGTAATATTGAAATATCTATGTGAAGTCCTTTCTTCTTTTCATGCTAAGACGCTGAGCCACATATAAATGCATGGATTTCATTGAATTATAATTCTAGTATTTGTGAATTGGTAATGATGGGATGGATAATTGGACCTAAACCATGCTGACATGGATTTTCAGGCTAATGAGATGTTGCATCACAAAGCTAACCTGAATGGGTACCTTGCCTACCACACTGGTCAAAGCCTTGAGAAGATTAACCAGGACACCGATCGTGATTTTTTCATGAGTGCAAAGGAAGCTAAAGAGTATGGGCTAATCGATGGTGTCATCTTGAACCCCATGAAAGCCCTTCAACCACTTGCAGCAGCTGCTGAACAATCATAGCTGAATTCCGAGACTGGTCAATTTTTTCACTTCGCGCTTGGATGATGTTTATGATAGTCATGACTAGAGATTGTAATTGATTACTGGATTTTGGGTAGAATTATCATTCCTGCTGCCAGGAGCAATTGTACACGAACGTTTACAAGTTCATCAGAGCGACAGTCAGGGAAGAGTAAAATGTAACGTTTTTCGCACAGGTC contains:
- the LOC104108648 gene encoding ATP-dependent Clp protease proteolytic subunit 5, chloroplastic-like — encoded protein: MAHSCIATTSSVSKFKYPIESCTLPLAHPVSLPLKHLPFRKLKTVGKVKNRANSTVKSVYSGAEWVSAKPSPTGIWSIRDDLQVPSSPYFPTYAQGQGPPPMVQERFQSVISQLFQYRIIRCGGAVDDDMANIIVAQLLYLDAVDPTKDIVMYVNSPGGSVTAGMAIFDTMRHIRPDVSTVCVGLAASMGAFLLSAGTKGKRYSLPNSRIMIHQPLGGAQGGQTDIDIQANEMLHHKANLNGYLAYHTGQSLEKINQDTDRDFFMSAKEAKEYGLIDGVILNPMKALQPLAAAAEQS